TATATGATTTCACCTTAATAGGGAAGCTAAATGTATAATCTATCCCTCTTAATTATTATACAAAAAAAGTAGAGAGGAGTTTCTCCTCTCTACTTTTACTTATGTTGTACAAACTTCACCATTAAATTTGCGATTGTATGTTGCTCTTGTTCATCAGCAACTTTCCAAAGCTCAGACAATAATTTTTCTTGATCGTTGCGCGCTTCTACTTCATTTGCTAAATAATCACCAACACGAAATGCCATATCTGATACGGCACCACCATCAAGCCCTTTTCCTCCCGCTTGTTCTAAACGTTCTCCTAAAAAGCTCTTCCACTGATCAAAATTATCTAACACTGACATGTTTAAGCACCTCACTACTTAGTAATAGAATCATGCTTAATTTGTACATTTTTTTATTTTTTATGTAAGAAATTTTTAACAATGCCAACCGCCATTCACTCCAATAATTTGTCCAGTTATGTAAGATGCTCCTGGTGATACGAGGAATGATACCGTTTTTGCTACCTCTTCTGGTAATCCCAATCTACCTAATGGAATCTCTTCAGCAATTTCATTCTTATCCTCTTCTGAAAATACACTTAGCATTTCCGTTTCAATTGCTCCTGGTGATACTGCATTAACACGTAATCCACTTAATGAAACTTCTTTTGCTAAAGCTTTTACATAAGAATTTTGCGCACCTTTTACCATTGAGTAAAGCACTTCACATGATGCGCCAATTTGTCCCCATATAGACGAAATAAGTACAATGTTACCGCTTTTTCGCTGAATCATTGGCGGAAGTGCCATTGATAGTAGTTTATAGATGCTCTTCACTTGAAGTTCCACCATATAATCCAATTCATCGTTTGTTACATCTGTTACTAGCCCAAAGATACTCTTCCCAGCTGCGTATACGATAACATCAATGGGATGTTTAATTTGTCCCCACAACTGCTCTGCTCCATCACTAGAAGCTAAATTTGCTTGAACAGGAATCACTTCAGCCCATTCCTTCTGTAACTCATTTACCTTCTCTTCACTGTTATTGTAATGAACATATACTGTATATCCATCCTGAATTAATTGTTTTGAAATAGCAGAGCCGATTCCTCCGCTCCCTCCAGTTACTAATGCATATTTTTTCATAATTTCCCTCTCTTATCTCTACAAGCTCATTTTTCATACAACTAAATAATACCCTCATCTTATAATTTATCAATGATAAGATGAGGGTATTATTATGAAACCTTTTATTTTTTCGGTAAAACTTGACAAACACTCATTTTTTCTTCTGATAATAATAATTTTGCTACTTCTTGTAAATCTTGAACAGTTAGACCTTCTAATACAGTCAATGCATCAAACAAGCTAGATTCATTAAACGCATATCGTGTAAATTGATTTGCAATATATTCCGGTGAATTCAACGATCGTAAAAAACCACCAATTTTCTTTTTCTTTACTCGTTCTAATGCTGCCTCATCTAATTGATCATAATTTGTGTTTAATAAAATACCTTTCAAACGCTCTTCCAATTCATCAGGTTGCTTCGTATCACCGCCAACCATTGCAAAACCGAAGTTATTCTCTTCCGTATAGTCATATGAGAACGAATCATCAATAAGCCCTTCATTATATAAAGCTTCGTAATGAACAGAACTTTTTCCAAATAAATAATCTAAAAGTAACGTAAGCGCAATTTCTTGTTTTAAAAGGGCTTTCCCTTTTTCTTGTAAATTCGTTGCTTTAATACCGACTAAACATTTTGGAGTTTGAACAGGCATTAAAATAATCTTTTTCTTTTCATTTACTTCTTCTGGTTCCTCTTCAAAAGAACGAACGATTTCCGGTTGGTTTTCGTAATCTTTTTTCTCTTGATTTTCACGAACTAAATCCATTGTTTTTTCAGGATCAATCGCTCCAACAACAAACAATAACATATTGCTTGGATGGTAAAAAGTCTCATAACACTCATACAATAGGTCTTTTGTAATTTTACTAATAGACTCAATCGTCCCTGCAATATCAATTTTAATTGGATGTTTCACAAACAAGCTATCGATTAATCCAAAATATAAACGCCAATCTGGATTATCTTGGTACATTTGAATTTCTTGGCCGATAATACCTTTTTCTTTTTCAACCGTTTTTTCTGAGAAATACGGTTCTTGAACAAAATTTAACAACGTATTTAAATTTCGCTCTACATTTGATGTACAAGAAAAAAGGTAAGCAGTTCTCGTAAAGGATGTAAAAGCATTTGCTGAAGCACCTTGTTTACTAAACAATTGAAATGCGTCATGGTCCTCCTTTTCGAACAATTTATGCTCAAGAAAATGAGCAATCCCATCTGGCACACGAGTCATTTCTTCTTTTCCAAGTGGGACAAACGTATTATCAACAGAACCGTACTTCGTCGTAAATGTCGCAAATGTTTTATTAAATCCTTGTTTCGGTAAAATGTATACATCTAAACCATTCGGAAGTTTTTCATAATATAGTGTCTCTTTTAATTGCTCATACACAATTTTCTCCATCTATTCTCCCTCCGTTCCATGTAAAAAGTAAATTGTATCTAGTTCAATATTTTTAGCAACTTTCACAATCTCTTCTTTCGTCACACTTTCTATACCCGTAAGCCATTCTTCAACTGGACGTGTACGATCTGAAATAACGCCATGATATAGCATTTCCACAAATCCACGCGGTGTATCAATTGCCTCTAATACTTGATTTTGAATGACACTTTTTGTTTGATGCATCTCTTCTTCAGAAAAATCACCATTTTGCATCGCTAGCATTTGTTCTTTTATAATTTCAACTGCTTTTTCATAATTTTTCGCTTCGATTCCTGACATAACAAACAACAAGCCTTTATGGCTTTCAAAGCGTGATGCTGCATAGTACGCTAAACTATTTTTTTCACGCACATTTACGAATAGCTTCGAATGAGAAAAGCCTCCAAATAACCCATTGAACAATTGCAGTGCGAAATAATCTTCATCTTTATATGTGACAAACGTACGATAACCGATGTGTAATTTGCTTTGTTTTAATTCTTGTTTTTCAACAACTTCTTTTTCTTCATTATTTCGCTTATGAAGGAGTACATTTCTTTCTCTCACAGGACGCGCTGAAATAGAAAAATACTTACTTACAAGGTCAACTGCACTTTCTGAAATATCACCAATAATATATAGATCCATTTCATCTTCTGCTAACACTTTTTGATAATATTGATATAGACTTTCATTTGTAATAGAAGCAACACTCTCTTTTTTTCCATTTGCACTTAATCGATACGGTTCTACTTTGCACATTTCTTCGATTAAACGCTCGTTTGCATAGCGCATTTTATCATCATAAGTAGCTTCAATTCGCTGCAAGAGCGCTCTTTTTTCACTTTCTACGATAGAAGGTAGGAAACTATTCCCCTCTGTTGCTGGATGTAAAACAATATCTGATAACATAGAAAGCGCTTTTTCAAATAACGGTGGTGCATCATGTAAATATACTTCATTTGCGATATCTACATAAATAGAGATGATATGGTCTTCCCCTTTTTTACTTACATCTACCGCTAAAGAAGATCCATATAATTCTTCTAAATATTGACGAAGACGAATTACAGAAGGCAGTTTTTCTGTCGCACTTTGCAATACGTATGGCAATAGGGCACGCTCTGTCACCGTCTCCTCATTTAAAGGTGCTTTAAAACGAAATACAAAGGTATTTGTTTTATATTTATCAGTCGGAATAATATGTACTCGCAAGCCACCTAATTCATGTAGTTGCTGTTCCATTAGTTTCATTAATAGCCCTCCTTTACGTATGTAGGAATATTCCTCTTCAATATACAGTTTTTAGAAATAAAAAATCAACTTTTCTTCCTTATTATGCTTACATTTGAGTCTTTCTAAAAACTTTAATATGTAAGGAACATAGTAAATTTCCGTATTAAATATATTCTATGTAAAAAAGCCCGCACTAATGTGCGAGCTTTTCTTATACTTTCTAAATACTCATCGTTTTCCTTTTTCATAAGGCGTTCCTAATGCTTTCGGAGCTTCAGATCGGCCCACAAAACCAACAAGTGCTAATATTGTAAATACATACGGTAATATCGTTAAGAATACACTTGGAATTTCTTTTAATACAGGAATTGTACCACCTGTTATCCCAAGTGATTGAGCAAATCCGAAGAATAGAGCTGCTCCAAGGGCGCCTAGTGGATTCCACTTACCGAAAATCATAGCTGCTAATGCTAAGAAACCTTGTCCAGTAATTGTAGCACCTGAGAAGTTACCAGAAATCGACATTGCAAAGACCGCACCACCCACTCCTGCAAACATTCCAGATATACAAACTGCAATATAGCGCATTTTATATACATTAATCCCCATCGTATCTGCTGCCATTGGATGTTCACCAACTGCACGAAGACGAAGACCGAACGGCGTTTTATAAATAATGTACCAGACAACAAAAGCTAAAATAATAGCAATATATGATGTTAACGGTACATTTGAGAAAAAGATTTTCCCGATTACCGGAATATCTGAAAGTCCTGGAACATCAATTTTTTCAATACGGTATTGAATAAAATCAGTTTGTCCTTTACCAAAGATTTTCTTAATCGCAAATACAGTTAAACCGAGAGCCAAAAAGTTAATCGCTACTCCACTTACTACTTGATCCGCACGGAATGTAATAGATGCTACTGCGT
This genomic interval from Bacillus cereus contains the following:
- a CDS encoding DUF3243 domain-containing protein; this translates as MSVLDNFDQWKSFLGERLEQAGGKGLDGGAVSDMAFRVGDYLANEVEARNDQEKLLSELWKVADEQEQHTIANLMVKFVQHK
- the ymfI gene encoding elongation factor P 5-aminopentanone reductase is translated as MKKYALVTGGSGGIGSAISKQLIQDGYTVYVHYNNSEEKVNELQKEWAEVIPVQANLASSDGAEQLWGQIKHPIDVIVYAAGKSIFGLVTDVTNDELDYMVELQVKSIYKLLSMALPPMIQRKSGNIVLISSIWGQIGASCEVLYSMVKGAQNSYVKALAKEVSLSGLRVNAVSPGAIETEMLSVFSEEDKNEIAEEIPLGRLGLPEEVAKTVSFLVSPGASYITGQIIGVNGGWHC
- the yfmH gene encoding EF-P 5-aminopentanol modification-associated protein YfmH, translated to MEKIVYEQLKETLYYEKLPNGLDVYILPKQGFNKTFATFTTKYGSVDNTFVPLGKEEMTRVPDGIAHFLEHKLFEKEDHDAFQLFSKQGASANAFTSFTRTAYLFSCTSNVERNLNTLLNFVQEPYFSEKTVEKEKGIIGQEIQMYQDNPDWRLYFGLIDSLFVKHPIKIDIAGTIESISKITKDLLYECYETFYHPSNMLLFVVGAIDPEKTMDLVRENQEKKDYENQPEIVRSFEEEPEEVNEKKKIILMPVQTPKCLVGIKATNLQEKGKALLKQEIALTLLLDYLFGKSSVHYEALYNEGLIDDSFSYDYTEENNFGFAMVGGDTKQPDELEERLKGILLNTNYDQLDEAALERVKKKKIGGFLRSLNSPEYIANQFTRYAFNESSLFDALTVLEGLTVQDLQEVAKLLLSEEKMSVCQVLPKK
- the yfmF gene encoding EF-P 5-aminopentanol modification-associated protein YfmF gives rise to the protein MKLMEQQLHELGGLRVHIIPTDKYKTNTFVFRFKAPLNEETVTERALLPYVLQSATEKLPSVIRLRQYLEELYGSSLAVDVSKKGEDHIISIYVDIANEVYLHDAPPLFEKALSMLSDIVLHPATEGNSFLPSIVESEKRALLQRIEATYDDKMRYANERLIEEMCKVEPYRLSANGKKESVASITNESLYQYYQKVLAEDEMDLYIIGDISESAVDLVSKYFSISARPVRERNVLLHKRNNEEKEVVEKQELKQSKLHIGYRTFVTYKDEDYFALQLFNGLFGGFSHSKLFVNVREKNSLAYYAASRFESHKGLLFVMSGIEAKNYEKAVEIIKEQMLAMQNGDFSEEEMHQTKSVIQNQVLEAIDTPRGFVEMLYHGVISDRTRPVEEWLTGIESVTKEEIVKVAKNIELDTIYFLHGTEGE
- a CDS encoding ABC transporter permease, encoding MSFIDILAILVTGTLYTAAPLIFTALGGVFSERSGVVNIALEGLMLFGAFTGIVTTLLMGDTWGAMTPWIALLFAAIGSGLFALLHAVASITFRADQVVSGVAINFLALGLTVFAIKKIFGKGQTDFIQYRIEKIDVPGLSDIPVIGKIFFSNVPLTSYIAIILAFVVWYIIYKTPFGLRLRAVGEHPMAADTMGINVYKMRYIAVCISGMFAGVGGAVFAMSISGNFSGATITGQGFLALAAMIFGKWNPLGALGAALFFGFAQSLGITGGTIPVLKEIPSVFLTILPYVFTILALVGFVGRSEAPKALGTPYEKGKR